The Neofelis nebulosa isolate mNeoNeb1 chromosome 16, mNeoNeb1.pri, whole genome shotgun sequence genome includes a window with the following:
- the CTC1 gene encoding CST complex subunit CTC1 isoform X1 yields the protein MEAATAPAPDSEQAWLEAAQTFIQETLCPAGTEPDVQLTQLVIDCVKTIWLSQGKNQGFPLPLSYSFVSVQDLKTHQNLPCCSHVSWSSNAYQAWAQEAGPSGTPLPRERLLLLGTLTDLSGDLEQECRKGDLYVKDNTGVLGCELIDLDLSWLGHLFLFPSWSYLPPPRWSSSGEGHLELLSAPVPVLPLTSSPSSLSPLSVLYPETASRLLRHRGKLRGVQPNLAGKLVRVSALVRSQKKAHFVLSLGGSSPAGSLVSVVVQIPAQLVWHRALWPGRSYVLTALRVVRIRGHCYRVWTTSPSSHLLPLRPECVRELELELDGPLLEADPPPLPAPSSSQDGDREAAPVRNSTLLSYTGKVTGVLSQPAGLYEVDGQLALCLAYQQFHSLRKVVRPGVSLELQDVHLLQSVGGGTRRPVLAPCLHGAILLRGFSCQKPETQSFHQAQGASLYEQLVWERQLGLPLYLWATKALEELACKLCPHVLRHHQLLQHSCPGNPSPGLQLLAPILDVLAPPGSSRRNAHKEILEDPHHCPLQKYTRLQTPCSFPTLATLKDQGRCRAWAAFDAKTLLPLPEASHLTSGQLNQRLSWSWLSLLPSTFHPPQILIGLLAASSHKGCLQLRDRSGSLPCLILAKHSQPISDSRLIGCLVRTEKFQLIIERNVRSTFPSCKELSMAGFIQKQQARVYIQFFLADALILPVPRPLLLSAASLAPSQTEPALPEGPPTEQSRLFLLSHKEALMKRNFGVPPGASPEVPKPILSFYVSGRWLGGTQRKEGTAWGPPEPEGDESKDRKVLLVFRGSSIRWFEFLHPGRVYRLVAPGPPTPLLFAEGGPSCVPQRPLELAGCTSCLTVRDEWTVELESSRDLPAAPDANKALPETSLADLLSGDHTNSLVSFSAEVLSRTLCEPFPAPFWTKPGTARTSRGCVKLTVAVRVADCQFPPHLDIYIKDPHLPPPLGLLPGARVYFGQLEKKISRSHNVYCCFRPSTYLQVLSFPPETSISAPLPRIFLAELLQGSRAPFQATASCHIVSVFSLQLLWVCAHCTSLCPQGRCARQGSTCPTQTSIIQASVRLLVEDGTAEALVTCKNHHVATALGLCPSEWTSLLECVRGPGKVALQFTGPGARVESSAKIDEPLVLFLRTLCTSFSVLRPVVLSFELERKSSMVTVLEPPRLQRFQCGELTLLTRVNPRIQLSCLSIQEPKHPSSLGAFSLSC from the exons GAGCAGGCCTGGCTTGAGGCTGCCCAGACCTTCATCCAAGAGACGCTGTGTCCAGCTGGCACGGAGCCCGATGTCCAGTTGACTCAGTTGGTAATTGACTGTGTGAAGACCATCTGGTTGTCCCAGGGAAAGAACCAGGgttttcccctgcccctcagctaCAG ctTTGTCTCAGTACAGGACCTCAAGACCCACCAAAACCTCCCATGCTGCAGCCACGTGTCCTGGAGCAGTAATGCATACCAGGCTTGGGCCCAAGAGGCTGGACCAAGTGGGACTCCCCTACCCCGGGAGCGGCTGTTACTCTTAGGGACACTAACAGACCTGTCAGGGGACTTGGAACAAGAGTGCAGGAAAGGAGACCTCTATGTGAAAGATAACACTGGTGTCCTGGGCTGTGAG CTCATAGATCTGGACCTTTCTTGGTTGGGCCATCTCTTTCTGTTCCCCAGTTGGAGctacctccctcctcccaggtggAGTTCTTCAGGGGAAGGACACTTGGAGCTCTTGAGTGCTCCGGTGCCAGTGCTCCCCCTGACCAGCAGTCCGAGCTCCCTCagccctctctctgttctctatCCAGAGACCGCTTCCCGCCTGCTCAGGCACAG aggCAAGCTCAGAGGCGTGCAGCCAAACCTGGCTGGGAAGCTGGTTCGCGTGAGCGCTCTGGTGAGGAGTCAGAAGAAAGCTCACTTTGTCCTGTCTCTTGGTGGATCCTCGCCTGCTGGCAGCCTCGTGTCCGTCGTCGTGCAG ATCCCTGCCCAGCTGGTGTGGCACCGAGCCCTCTGGCCTGGTAGGTCCTATGTGCTGACAGCCTTGCGAGTGGTCAGGATCCGTGGCCACTGTTACCGCGTTTGGACGACCAGTCCCTCCTCCCATCTGCTGCCCCTGAGACCGGAGTGTGTGcgggagctggagctggagctggatgGACCCCTCTTGGAGGCTGACCCCCCGCCACTCCCCGCGCCCAGCAGCTCCCAGGACGGGGACAGGGAAGCAGCTCCTGTCCGGAACTCTACGCTCTTGTCATACACG GGAAAGGTCACTGGCGTGCTGAGTCAGCCGGCCGGCCTCTACGAGGTGGACGGGCAGCTGGCGCTCTGCCTCGCCTATCAGCAGTTCCACAGCCTCAGGAAGGTGGTGCGGCCGGGAGTCTCCCTGGAG CTCCAGGACGTTCACCTGCTGCAGTCCGTGGGCGGAGGGACGAGAAGGCCAGTGCTGGCCCCCTGCCTCCACGGCGCCATCCTGCTCCGGGGCTTCTCTTGCCAGAAGCCCGAGACTCAGTCGTTCCACCAGGCCCAGGGGGCCTCCCTATATGAGCAGCTGGTGTGGGAACGTCAGCTAGGACTTCCCCTGTACCTGTGGGCCACCAAGGCACTGGAGGAGCTGGCCTGCAA GCTCTGTCCCCACGTGCTGAGACACCACCAGCTCCTGCAGCACTCCTGTCCTGGGAACCCCAGCCCGGGGCTGCAGCTTCTGGCCCCCATCCTGGACGTTCTAGCTCCGCCCGGCAGCAGCCGTCGCAATGCCCACAAGGAGATCCTCGAAGATCCACATCACTGTCCCCTACAGAAG TACACGCGGCTGCAGACCCCTTGCTCTTTCCCTACTCTGGCCACCCTGAAAGACCAAGGCCGGTGCAGAGCCTGGGCCGCCTTTGACGCTAagaccctcctgcccctcccggAGGCCTCTCATCTGACCAGCGGCCAGCTCAACCAGCGTCTGTCGTGGTCCTGgctctctctgctgccctccaCCTTCCACCCGCCCCAG ATTTTAATTGGGCTTCTGGCGGCTTCATCTCACAAAGGCTGCCTGCAGCTTCGGGACAGAAGCGGTTCCCTCCCCTGCCTAATCCTGGCCAAGCACTCTCAGCCCATCAGCGACTCCCGGCTCATAG GCTGCTTGGTGCGGACAGAGAAGTTCCAGTTGATCATAGAGAGGAACGTCAGGAGCACCTTCCCTTCTTGTAAGGAGCTGAGCATGGCGGGCTTCATCCAGAAGCAGCAGGCCAG GGTCTATATCCAGTTCTTCCTGGCTGACGCCCTGATCCTGCCTGTGCCGAGACCCTTGCTTCTCTCAGCCGCCTCCCTCGCACCTTCTCAGACAGAGCCCGCCCTGCCAGAGGGCCCTCCCACAGAACAGAGCCGACTGTTCTTGCTGTCCCACAAGGAGGCACTGATGAAGAGGAACTTCGGTGTCCCCCCAGGAGCTAGTCCAGAGGTGCCCAAGCCCATTCTCAGCTTCTACGTATCAGGGCGCTGGCTTGGGGGCacccagaggaaggaggggactGCATGGGGCCCACCTGAGCCCGAGGGAGATGAGAGCAAGGATCGGAAG gttcTCTTAGTCTTCCGTGGCTCCTCCATCCGCTGGTTCGAGTTCTTGCACCCGGGTCGAGTGTACCGACTGGTGGCCCCTGGCCCTCCC ACGCCACTGTTGTTCGCGGAGGGTGGGCCGTCCTGCGTCCCGCAGCGTCCTCTGGAGCTGGCCGGCTGCACGTCCTGCCTCACTGTGCGGGACGAGTGGACCGTGGAACTTGAGAGCAGCCGGGACCTCCCCGCCGCGCCTGACGCCAACAAGGCCCTGCCCGAGACCTCGCTGGCCGACCTGCTCAGTGGCGA CCACACCAATTCCCTGGTGTCCTTCTCAGCTGAGGTTTTGTCACGCACACTGTGTGAACCGTTTCCGGCCCCTTTCTGGACAAAGCCTG GCACCGCTCGGACCTCGAGAGGGTGCGTGAAGCTGACCGTAGCTGTGCGGGTTGCCGACTGTCAGTTCCCCCCTCACCTGGACATCTACATCAAAGACCCACACTTGCCTCCCCCGCTGGGACTCCTTCCAGGAGCCCGAGTCTACTTTGGCCAGCTGGAGAAAAAGATTTCCAG ATCCCATAATGTTTACTGTTGCTTCCGGCCATCCACTTACCTGCAGGTCCTGAGCTTCCCCCCGGAGACCAGCATCAG TGCTCCCCTGCCCCGCATCTTCCTGGCTGAACTACTGCAGGGGAGCCGGGCCCCGTTCCAGGCCACCGCCTCTTGCCATATCGTTTCTGTCTTCAGCCTTCAGCTCCTGTGGGTTTGTGCTCACTGTACCAGCCTCTGCCCCCAG GGAAGGTGTGCTCGTCAGGGCTCGACCTGCCCCACACAGACGTCCATAATCCAGGCCAGCGTCAG gctCCTGGTGGAGGACGGCACTGCCGAGGCTTTGGTCACCTGTAAGAATCATCACGTGGCAACGGCTCTAGGGCTCTGTCCCAGTGAGTGGACGTCCCTCCTGGAGTGTGTCCGTGGGCCGGGGAAGGTGGCCTTGCAATTTACAGGTCCCGGAGCCCGGGTGGAG TCTTCAGCCAAGATTGATGAGCCTTTGGTCCTCTTTCTCCGGACGCTTTGTACCAGCTTTTCTGTCCTCCGTCCTGTTGTGCTTTCCTTTGAGCTTGAGAGGAAATCCTCCATGGTCACCGTGTTGG AACCTCCTCGGCTACAGCGGTTCCAGTGTGGGGAGCTGACTCTCCTGACTCGTGTGAATCCCAGGATCCAGCTGTCCTGCCTCTCCATCCAGGAGCCCAAGCACCCCAGCTCCCTGGGAGCCTTTTCCTTGTCCTGCTAA
- the CTC1 gene encoding CST complex subunit CTC1 isoform X2 has translation MEAATAPAPDSEQAWLEAAQTFIQETLCPAGTEPDVQLTQLVIDCVKTIWLSQGKNQGFPLPLSYSFVSVQDLKTHQNLPCCSHVSWSSNAYQAWAQEAGPSGTPLPRERLLLLGTLTDLSGDLEQECRKGDLYVKDNTGVLGCELIDLDLSWLGHLFLFPSWSYLPPPRWSSSGEGHLELLSAPVPVLPLTSSPSSLSPLSVLYPETASRLLRHRGKLRGVQPNLAGKLVRVSALVRSQKKAHFVLSLGGSSPAGSLVSVVVQIPAQLVWHRALWPGRSYVLTALRVVRIRGHCYRVWTTSPSSHLLPLRPECVRELELELDGPLLEADPPPLPAPSSSQDGDREAAPVRNSTLLSYTGKVTGVLSQPAGLYEVDGQLALCLAYQQFHSLRKVVRPGVSLELQDVHLLQSVGGGTRRPVLAPCLHGAILLRGFSCQKPETQSFHQAQGASLYEQLVWERQLGLPLYLWATKALEELACKLCPHVLRHHQLLQHSCPGNPSPGLQLLAPILDVLAPPGSSRRNAHKEILEDPHHCPLQKYTRLQTPCSFPTLATLKDQGRCRAWAAFDAKTLLPLPEASHLTSGQLNQRLSWSWLSLLPSTFHPPQILIGLLAASSHKGCLQLRDRSGSLPCLILAKHSQPISDSRLIGCLVRTEKFQLIIERNVRSTFPSCKELSMAGFIQKQQARVYIQFFLADALILPVPRPLLLSAASLAPSQTEPALPEGPPTEQSRLFLLSHKEALMKRNFGVPPGASPEVPKPILSFYVSGRWLGGTQRKEGTAWGPPEPEGDESKDRKVLLVFRGSSIRWFEFLHPGRVYRLVAPGPPTPLLFAEGGPSCVPQRPLELAGCTSCLTVRDEWTVELESSRDLPAAPDANKALPETSLADLLSGDHTNSLVSFSAEVLSRTLCEPFPAPFWTKPGTARTSRGCVKLTVAVRVADCQFPPHLDIYIKDPHLPPPLGLLPGARVYFGQLEKKISRSHNVYCCFRPSTYLQVLSFPPETSISAPLPRIFLAELLQGSRAPFQATASCHIVSVFSLQLLWVCAHCTSLCPQGRCARQGSTCPTQTSIIQASVR, from the exons GAGCAGGCCTGGCTTGAGGCTGCCCAGACCTTCATCCAAGAGACGCTGTGTCCAGCTGGCACGGAGCCCGATGTCCAGTTGACTCAGTTGGTAATTGACTGTGTGAAGACCATCTGGTTGTCCCAGGGAAAGAACCAGGgttttcccctgcccctcagctaCAG ctTTGTCTCAGTACAGGACCTCAAGACCCACCAAAACCTCCCATGCTGCAGCCACGTGTCCTGGAGCAGTAATGCATACCAGGCTTGGGCCCAAGAGGCTGGACCAAGTGGGACTCCCCTACCCCGGGAGCGGCTGTTACTCTTAGGGACACTAACAGACCTGTCAGGGGACTTGGAACAAGAGTGCAGGAAAGGAGACCTCTATGTGAAAGATAACACTGGTGTCCTGGGCTGTGAG CTCATAGATCTGGACCTTTCTTGGTTGGGCCATCTCTTTCTGTTCCCCAGTTGGAGctacctccctcctcccaggtggAGTTCTTCAGGGGAAGGACACTTGGAGCTCTTGAGTGCTCCGGTGCCAGTGCTCCCCCTGACCAGCAGTCCGAGCTCCCTCagccctctctctgttctctatCCAGAGACCGCTTCCCGCCTGCTCAGGCACAG aggCAAGCTCAGAGGCGTGCAGCCAAACCTGGCTGGGAAGCTGGTTCGCGTGAGCGCTCTGGTGAGGAGTCAGAAGAAAGCTCACTTTGTCCTGTCTCTTGGTGGATCCTCGCCTGCTGGCAGCCTCGTGTCCGTCGTCGTGCAG ATCCCTGCCCAGCTGGTGTGGCACCGAGCCCTCTGGCCTGGTAGGTCCTATGTGCTGACAGCCTTGCGAGTGGTCAGGATCCGTGGCCACTGTTACCGCGTTTGGACGACCAGTCCCTCCTCCCATCTGCTGCCCCTGAGACCGGAGTGTGTGcgggagctggagctggagctggatgGACCCCTCTTGGAGGCTGACCCCCCGCCACTCCCCGCGCCCAGCAGCTCCCAGGACGGGGACAGGGAAGCAGCTCCTGTCCGGAACTCTACGCTCTTGTCATACACG GGAAAGGTCACTGGCGTGCTGAGTCAGCCGGCCGGCCTCTACGAGGTGGACGGGCAGCTGGCGCTCTGCCTCGCCTATCAGCAGTTCCACAGCCTCAGGAAGGTGGTGCGGCCGGGAGTCTCCCTGGAG CTCCAGGACGTTCACCTGCTGCAGTCCGTGGGCGGAGGGACGAGAAGGCCAGTGCTGGCCCCCTGCCTCCACGGCGCCATCCTGCTCCGGGGCTTCTCTTGCCAGAAGCCCGAGACTCAGTCGTTCCACCAGGCCCAGGGGGCCTCCCTATATGAGCAGCTGGTGTGGGAACGTCAGCTAGGACTTCCCCTGTACCTGTGGGCCACCAAGGCACTGGAGGAGCTGGCCTGCAA GCTCTGTCCCCACGTGCTGAGACACCACCAGCTCCTGCAGCACTCCTGTCCTGGGAACCCCAGCCCGGGGCTGCAGCTTCTGGCCCCCATCCTGGACGTTCTAGCTCCGCCCGGCAGCAGCCGTCGCAATGCCCACAAGGAGATCCTCGAAGATCCACATCACTGTCCCCTACAGAAG TACACGCGGCTGCAGACCCCTTGCTCTTTCCCTACTCTGGCCACCCTGAAAGACCAAGGCCGGTGCAGAGCCTGGGCCGCCTTTGACGCTAagaccctcctgcccctcccggAGGCCTCTCATCTGACCAGCGGCCAGCTCAACCAGCGTCTGTCGTGGTCCTGgctctctctgctgccctccaCCTTCCACCCGCCCCAG ATTTTAATTGGGCTTCTGGCGGCTTCATCTCACAAAGGCTGCCTGCAGCTTCGGGACAGAAGCGGTTCCCTCCCCTGCCTAATCCTGGCCAAGCACTCTCAGCCCATCAGCGACTCCCGGCTCATAG GCTGCTTGGTGCGGACAGAGAAGTTCCAGTTGATCATAGAGAGGAACGTCAGGAGCACCTTCCCTTCTTGTAAGGAGCTGAGCATGGCGGGCTTCATCCAGAAGCAGCAGGCCAG GGTCTATATCCAGTTCTTCCTGGCTGACGCCCTGATCCTGCCTGTGCCGAGACCCTTGCTTCTCTCAGCCGCCTCCCTCGCACCTTCTCAGACAGAGCCCGCCCTGCCAGAGGGCCCTCCCACAGAACAGAGCCGACTGTTCTTGCTGTCCCACAAGGAGGCACTGATGAAGAGGAACTTCGGTGTCCCCCCAGGAGCTAGTCCAGAGGTGCCCAAGCCCATTCTCAGCTTCTACGTATCAGGGCGCTGGCTTGGGGGCacccagaggaaggaggggactGCATGGGGCCCACCTGAGCCCGAGGGAGATGAGAGCAAGGATCGGAAG gttcTCTTAGTCTTCCGTGGCTCCTCCATCCGCTGGTTCGAGTTCTTGCACCCGGGTCGAGTGTACCGACTGGTGGCCCCTGGCCCTCCC ACGCCACTGTTGTTCGCGGAGGGTGGGCCGTCCTGCGTCCCGCAGCGTCCTCTGGAGCTGGCCGGCTGCACGTCCTGCCTCACTGTGCGGGACGAGTGGACCGTGGAACTTGAGAGCAGCCGGGACCTCCCCGCCGCGCCTGACGCCAACAAGGCCCTGCCCGAGACCTCGCTGGCCGACCTGCTCAGTGGCGA CCACACCAATTCCCTGGTGTCCTTCTCAGCTGAGGTTTTGTCACGCACACTGTGTGAACCGTTTCCGGCCCCTTTCTGGACAAAGCCTG GCACCGCTCGGACCTCGAGAGGGTGCGTGAAGCTGACCGTAGCTGTGCGGGTTGCCGACTGTCAGTTCCCCCCTCACCTGGACATCTACATCAAAGACCCACACTTGCCTCCCCCGCTGGGACTCCTTCCAGGAGCCCGAGTCTACTTTGGCCAGCTGGAGAAAAAGATTTCCAG ATCCCATAATGTTTACTGTTGCTTCCGGCCATCCACTTACCTGCAGGTCCTGAGCTTCCCCCCGGAGACCAGCATCAG TGCTCCCCTGCCCCGCATCTTCCTGGCTGAACTACTGCAGGGGAGCCGGGCCCCGTTCCAGGCCACCGCCTCTTGCCATATCGTTTCTGTCTTCAGCCTTCAGCTCCTGTGGGTTTGTGCTCACTGTACCAGCCTCTGCCCCCAG GGAAGGTGTGCTCGTCAGGGCTCGACCTGCCCCACACAGACGTCCATAATCCAGGCCAGCGTCAGGTGA
- the CTC1 gene encoding CST complex subunit CTC1 isoform X4: MEAATAPAPDSEQAWLEAAQTFIQETLCPAGTEPDVQLTQLVIDCVKTIWLSQGKNQGFPLPLSYSFVSVQDLKTHQNLPCCSHVSWSSNAYQAWAQEAGPSGTPLPRERLLLLGTLTDLSGDLEQECRKGDLYVKDNTGVLGCELIDLDLSWLGHLFLFPSWSYLPPPRWSSSGEGHLELLSAPVPVLPLTSSPSSLSPLSVLYPETASRLLRHRGKLRGVQPNLAGKLVRVSALVRSQKKAHFVLSLGGSSPAGSLVSVVVQIPAQLVWHRALWPGRSYVLTALRVVRIRGHCYRVWTTSPSSHLLPLRPECVRELELELDGPLLEADPPPLPAPSSSQDGDREAAPVRNSTLLSYTGKVTGVLSQPAGLYEVDGQLALCLAYQQFHSLRKVVRPGVSLELQDVHLLQSVGGGTRRPVLAPCLHGAILLRGFSCQKPETQSFHQAQGASLYEQLVWERQLGLPLYLWATKALEELACKLCPHVLRHHQLLQHSCPGNPSPGLQLLAPILDVLAPPGSSRRNAHKEILEDPHHCPLQKYTRLQTPCSFPTLATLKDQGRCRAWAAFDAKTLLPLPEASHLTSGQLNQRLSWSWLSLLPSTFHPPQILIGLLAASSHKGCLQLRDRSGSLPCLILAKHSQPISDSRLIGCLVRTEKFQLIIERNVRSTFPSCKELSMAGFIQKQQARVYIQFFLADALILPVPRPLLLSAASLAPSQTEPALPEGPPTEQSRLFLLSHKEALMKRNFGVPPGASPEVPKPILSFYVSGRWLGGTQRKEGTAWGPPEPEGDESKDRKVLLVFRGSSIRWFEFLHPGRVYRLVAPGPPTPLLFAEGGPSCVPQRPLELAGCTSCLTVRDEWTVELESSRDLPAAPDANKALPETSLADLLSGDHTNSLVSFSAEVLSRTLCEPFPAPFWTKPGTARTSRGCVKLTVAVRVADCQFPPHLDIYIKDPHLPPPLGLLPGARVYFGQLEKKISREGVLVRARPAPHRRP, translated from the exons GAGCAGGCCTGGCTTGAGGCTGCCCAGACCTTCATCCAAGAGACGCTGTGTCCAGCTGGCACGGAGCCCGATGTCCAGTTGACTCAGTTGGTAATTGACTGTGTGAAGACCATCTGGTTGTCCCAGGGAAAGAACCAGGgttttcccctgcccctcagctaCAG ctTTGTCTCAGTACAGGACCTCAAGACCCACCAAAACCTCCCATGCTGCAGCCACGTGTCCTGGAGCAGTAATGCATACCAGGCTTGGGCCCAAGAGGCTGGACCAAGTGGGACTCCCCTACCCCGGGAGCGGCTGTTACTCTTAGGGACACTAACAGACCTGTCAGGGGACTTGGAACAAGAGTGCAGGAAAGGAGACCTCTATGTGAAAGATAACACTGGTGTCCTGGGCTGTGAG CTCATAGATCTGGACCTTTCTTGGTTGGGCCATCTCTTTCTGTTCCCCAGTTGGAGctacctccctcctcccaggtggAGTTCTTCAGGGGAAGGACACTTGGAGCTCTTGAGTGCTCCGGTGCCAGTGCTCCCCCTGACCAGCAGTCCGAGCTCCCTCagccctctctctgttctctatCCAGAGACCGCTTCCCGCCTGCTCAGGCACAG aggCAAGCTCAGAGGCGTGCAGCCAAACCTGGCTGGGAAGCTGGTTCGCGTGAGCGCTCTGGTGAGGAGTCAGAAGAAAGCTCACTTTGTCCTGTCTCTTGGTGGATCCTCGCCTGCTGGCAGCCTCGTGTCCGTCGTCGTGCAG ATCCCTGCCCAGCTGGTGTGGCACCGAGCCCTCTGGCCTGGTAGGTCCTATGTGCTGACAGCCTTGCGAGTGGTCAGGATCCGTGGCCACTGTTACCGCGTTTGGACGACCAGTCCCTCCTCCCATCTGCTGCCCCTGAGACCGGAGTGTGTGcgggagctggagctggagctggatgGACCCCTCTTGGAGGCTGACCCCCCGCCACTCCCCGCGCCCAGCAGCTCCCAGGACGGGGACAGGGAAGCAGCTCCTGTCCGGAACTCTACGCTCTTGTCATACACG GGAAAGGTCACTGGCGTGCTGAGTCAGCCGGCCGGCCTCTACGAGGTGGACGGGCAGCTGGCGCTCTGCCTCGCCTATCAGCAGTTCCACAGCCTCAGGAAGGTGGTGCGGCCGGGAGTCTCCCTGGAG CTCCAGGACGTTCACCTGCTGCAGTCCGTGGGCGGAGGGACGAGAAGGCCAGTGCTGGCCCCCTGCCTCCACGGCGCCATCCTGCTCCGGGGCTTCTCTTGCCAGAAGCCCGAGACTCAGTCGTTCCACCAGGCCCAGGGGGCCTCCCTATATGAGCAGCTGGTGTGGGAACGTCAGCTAGGACTTCCCCTGTACCTGTGGGCCACCAAGGCACTGGAGGAGCTGGCCTGCAA GCTCTGTCCCCACGTGCTGAGACACCACCAGCTCCTGCAGCACTCCTGTCCTGGGAACCCCAGCCCGGGGCTGCAGCTTCTGGCCCCCATCCTGGACGTTCTAGCTCCGCCCGGCAGCAGCCGTCGCAATGCCCACAAGGAGATCCTCGAAGATCCACATCACTGTCCCCTACAGAAG TACACGCGGCTGCAGACCCCTTGCTCTTTCCCTACTCTGGCCACCCTGAAAGACCAAGGCCGGTGCAGAGCCTGGGCCGCCTTTGACGCTAagaccctcctgcccctcccggAGGCCTCTCATCTGACCAGCGGCCAGCTCAACCAGCGTCTGTCGTGGTCCTGgctctctctgctgccctccaCCTTCCACCCGCCCCAG ATTTTAATTGGGCTTCTGGCGGCTTCATCTCACAAAGGCTGCCTGCAGCTTCGGGACAGAAGCGGTTCCCTCCCCTGCCTAATCCTGGCCAAGCACTCTCAGCCCATCAGCGACTCCCGGCTCATAG GCTGCTTGGTGCGGACAGAGAAGTTCCAGTTGATCATAGAGAGGAACGTCAGGAGCACCTTCCCTTCTTGTAAGGAGCTGAGCATGGCGGGCTTCATCCAGAAGCAGCAGGCCAG GGTCTATATCCAGTTCTTCCTGGCTGACGCCCTGATCCTGCCTGTGCCGAGACCCTTGCTTCTCTCAGCCGCCTCCCTCGCACCTTCTCAGACAGAGCCCGCCCTGCCAGAGGGCCCTCCCACAGAACAGAGCCGACTGTTCTTGCTGTCCCACAAGGAGGCACTGATGAAGAGGAACTTCGGTGTCCCCCCAGGAGCTAGTCCAGAGGTGCCCAAGCCCATTCTCAGCTTCTACGTATCAGGGCGCTGGCTTGGGGGCacccagaggaaggaggggactGCATGGGGCCCACCTGAGCCCGAGGGAGATGAGAGCAAGGATCGGAAG gttcTCTTAGTCTTCCGTGGCTCCTCCATCCGCTGGTTCGAGTTCTTGCACCCGGGTCGAGTGTACCGACTGGTGGCCCCTGGCCCTCCC ACGCCACTGTTGTTCGCGGAGGGTGGGCCGTCCTGCGTCCCGCAGCGTCCTCTGGAGCTGGCCGGCTGCACGTCCTGCCTCACTGTGCGGGACGAGTGGACCGTGGAACTTGAGAGCAGCCGGGACCTCCCCGCCGCGCCTGACGCCAACAAGGCCCTGCCCGAGACCTCGCTGGCCGACCTGCTCAGTGGCGA CCACACCAATTCCCTGGTGTCCTTCTCAGCTGAGGTTTTGTCACGCACACTGTGTGAACCGTTTCCGGCCCCTTTCTGGACAAAGCCTG GCACCGCTCGGACCTCGAGAGGGTGCGTGAAGCTGACCGTAGCTGTGCGGGTTGCCGACTGTCAGTTCCCCCCTCACCTGGACATCTACATCAAAGACCCACACTTGCCTCCCCCGCTGGGACTCCTTCCAGGAGCCCGAGTCTACTTTGGCCAGCTGGAGAAAAAGATTTCCAG GGAAGGTGTGCTCGTCAGGGCTCGACCTGCCCCACACAGACGTCCATAA